In a genomic window of Carassius gibelio isolate Cgi1373 ecotype wild population from Czech Republic chromosome A3, carGib1.2-hapl.c, whole genome shotgun sequence:
- the LOC127949738 gene encoding dual specificity protein phosphatase 16: MVYYRDSQSERPPLSRILPHLYLGAETDVTQDGLSDRGISYVLSVSRCCPQPSFLPQSQYLRIPIDDSLRDDLLPWIPQALHFIDGAMSRGCSVLVHCAAGISRSPALAVAYVMYNLKMDLDHAYRFVKERRPTISPNFNFLGQLQLFQGTLSLKNNNTNLHIQQSVKPLDNCLQPTNEKNNSSSTVALLTNLNLHNNMDNNCIINGCPEDSKANSHCENKNNQMETIQSQGQCYEVMKPEFTLSLSDKLGALTLRTNPVEAQRSVNVTSQTPQDEPKSNLPKPTYLQIPSLHEKRKSLTLSLSPVNAVTQTHQKGSSVHSCHLRQGSSTVDQTGALDDLGRVLLEPSASETRTEPKEANGFIIEEASARLSISKSQRRKSKLNSSNPRANAELQKTNQLNHSSTRSKRQTRGPCGITTSPEEHLEKEVIGGVEAVEGMVGDRSPLSPVSLTVNKILDWGERMLLGVLLGSRVKLGQAALPYRC; this comes from the exons ATGGTGTACTACAGGGACAGTCAGTCCGAGCGGCCACCGTTGTCGCGTATTCTGCCGCATCTGTACCTTGGTGCAGAGACTGACGTAACGCAG GATGGTTTGTCCGACCGAGGCATCTCGTACGTACTGAGTGTGAGCCGATGTTGCCCACAGCCTTCATTTCTACCCCAGTCCCAGTACCTCCGTATCCCAATAGACGACTCCCTGCGGGATGACCTGCTTCCTTGGATTCCTCAGGCGTTGCACTTCATTG ATGGGGCCATGTCACGTGGCTGCTCAGTCCTGGTCCACTGTGCTGCAGGAATCTCTCGGTCTCCAGCACTTGCTGTGGCCTATGTCATGTATAACCTGAAAATGGATCTGGATCATGCATACAG GTTTGTGAAAGAACGCAGACCTACAATTTCACCCAACTTTAACTTCTTGGGGCAGCTGCAGCTCTTCCAGGGGACGCTGTCTTTAAAGAATAATAACACTAACCTTCACATTCAGCAGTCAGTCAAACCTTTGGATAACTGCCTACAGCCCaccaatgaaaaaaacaacagcagttCCACAGTGGCACTGTTAACTAACCTGAACCTTCACAACAACATGGACAACAACTGTATTATTAACGGATGTCCTGAGGATTCCAAAGCAAACTCGCACTGTGAGAACAAGAACAACCAAATGGAAACTATTCAGAGCCAAGGCCAATGCTATGAGGTGATGAAGCCAGAGTTTACATTATCTCTTTCAGACAAGCTCGGAGCGCTCACTCTCCGCACAAATCCTGTAGAGGCACAAAGATCAGTCAACGTCACATCTCAGACACCGCAGGATGAACCAAAGTCCAACCTACCCAAGCCTACTTACCTTCAGATTCCGTCTCTACATGAGAAACGCAAAAGCCTCACTCTTTCCCTATCACCAGTGAATGCAGTTACTCAGACTCACCAGAAGGGGTCATCAGTGCACAGTTGTCATCTGAGACAGGGCAGTTCCACAGTTGACCAGACGGGGGCGTTAGATGACCTCGGCAGAGTCCTTTTGGAGCCGTCAGCATCAGAAACCAGAACAGAACCAAAAGAGGCAAACGGTTTTATCATTGAGGAAGCTTCAGCTAGACTCAGCATCTCAAAATCACAAAGAAGAAAGAGTAAACTAAACAGCAGTAACCCCAGAGCAAATGCGGAACTACAAAAAACAAACCAACTGAACCATTCAAGCACAAGATCAAAGAGGCAGACCCGGGGACCGTGTGGTATCACAACCTCCCCGGAGGAGCATTTAGAGAAGGAGGTTATTGGTGGTGTAGAAGCAGTGGAGGGTATGGTTGGAGACCGGAGCCCCTTGTCTCCAGTAAGTCTAACAGTCAACAAAATATTGGACTGGGGCGAACGCATGCTGCTTGGGGTCCTACTTGGTTCACGTGTTAAACTGGGACAGGCTGCTTTGCCATACAGATGTTGA